The Sorangiineae bacterium MSr11954 DNA segment ATGGCTCCTCCGGTCCGGCCTCGGGCGGTTCGTCAGGTGGCTTTTCGGGTGGGCCCGGCGGGCGCGCGCCCATCGTCTTGGTGTTCGACGATCTTCATCATGCGCACGACGCGTCGCTCGATCTGCTCAGTTACTTGATCGACCATCTGCAGGCGCCGATTCTCGTCTTGTGCATGGCGCGGCCCGAGATCCTGGCGCGCCGCGACACGTGGTTCTCGCACGGGAGCGGGCGCCATCACTGGATGGAGCTCGCGCCGCTCTCCGAGGCCGACGCGCAGTCGGCCATGAACGATCTGCTCTCGCCCTCCGGCGACGATCCGGCGCGCCCGGAGCTGGTGGAGGCCGCGTGCAACCTGGCCGGCGGCAACCCTGCGCTGCTCGATCAGATGGTCCGCATCTTCCTCGATATGGGCGTGCTCGAGGCGGAGGACGAGCTGGCGGAGGAGGAGCGCTGGCGCATCCACGTCGATAAGCTCGAGGACGTGCGCCTGCCGCTCACCGTGGAGGACGCCGTTCAAGCGCGCATCGCCGCCTTGGCGCCGGCCGAGCGCGATCTGCTCGAGCGGGCGGCCACCATGGGCGCGGTGTTCTGGCTGGGGGGGCTCTTGGCCATCCACCGGCTGGAGCAACCCACGCCGGAGTTCTGGGCGGCGGGCGACTCCGAGGAGATCCTCGCCATGCGCCAGGTCCTGCGCGATCTGACGGAGCGCGATTACATCCTCAAGCTACCCGACAGCACCTTTCCGCATGACGAGGAGTACGTCTTCAAGCACAACCTCGAGCGCGAGGCGCTGGTGAAGCTCATCCCGCCTTTGACCGCGCGCCGCTACCACGCGCAGCTGGCCGACTGGCTCTCGTTCAAGGCGCAAGTGCATGCGCACGAGGAGACCATGGGCATGCTCGCGCGCCATCGGGAGGCGGCGGGCGCGCCCTCGCAGGCCGCGGCGGCGTTTCTGGAGGCGGGGGACGTGGCCCGCGCGCAATATGCCAACTCCAAGGCGGTGGAGTACTACGCGCTCGGCCTCTCGCTCTTGAGCGGCGCGGGCATCGAGGCCAACCCCGATCAGCGCATCTTCGGGCTGCACCACTACGGCGACGTGCTCCAGGCCCTCGGCCGCAACGAGGACGCGCTCAGCGCCTTTCGCGAGATGCTCACCCGCGCCCACCGGCTCGATCTGCGCGCCCGCGGCGGCGCCGCCCACGGCCGCATCGGCCGTCTTTACCGCGACACGGGGCAGCTCGACGAGGCCAAGCGCCACCTCGACACCGCCCTCGCGCTCTTCGCCGAGTCGGAGGACGAGCGCGGCATCGCCAGCACGGTCGACGACATCGGCAAGCTCCACTTCCTGCGCGGCGACTACCACCGCGCGCTGGAGTACACGGGCCGCGCCTTGGCCATGCGCCGGCAGATCGGCGATCGGCGCTCCATCGCGCTGTCCTTGAACAACTTGGGCAAGGTCTATCAAGACTCGGGGCAGTTCACGCGCGCGCTCGAGTGCTTCGAGCAGGCGCTGCAGATCCGCCGGGAGATTGGCGACTTGGTGGGGGTCGTCATCAGCTTGAACGATCTCGGCATGGTGGCCGAGGAGCAGCACGACGATCACCGGGCGCTGCCCCTCTACCACGAGGCGTACGAGGTCGCCAAGGGCATCGCCGATCGCAACCGCATGGCGCTGGTGCTCACCAATTTGGGCAAGACGCTCAATCGGGTGGGCGAGGTCGAAAAGGCCATTTTCTATTTGAAACAAGCCGAGGAGCTGGCCGACGAGCTGGGCGACAAAGTCGGCCTGGCGGAGGCCGTCCGCGGCCTCGGTCGCGCCTATCTGGCGCGGCGCGAGTACACGAAGGCGCGCGAGTGCATGCTGCGCGCGATGGAGATGTTCACCGAAGTTCAAAACAAGGTCGAGGTGGGGATCGCGCTGCGCGCGCTGGCCGAGGTGAGCGCCGAGGGGAGCGCGGGCGGCGAGTGGCAGGAGAACGCGCGCGCCTATGTGCTGCAGTCGATCGAGGTGTTCGAGGAGATCGGCAACGACGTGGAGCTCGCGCGAAGCTGCCGCGCCTACGCCGCCATGCTGCACCTCGCCGCCAAGGCCGAGGGCGATCCGAACCTCGCCGCCGAGGCGGATTCGTATGCGCGCCGCGCCGAGGAGATCTTCGAGAAGCTCAACATCCGCGCGTTCGGCATCGATCCCGATGCGTTCTTCGCCAGCCGCCAACAGGGTTCGTGACGACCGGCGCCTGAGTCGTCACGCAAACGGCACGTGGACGTGCTTTGCGGTTTCCCACGGCGGTCGATGCAGGCGTGAACGATCCCGGCGCCGCGACGATGTGTCGCATGGTCGTGCTCGGGTCTCGCTTCTAATCATCGAGGCTCGAACCTCGCAGAAGGGAGCATGCGGCATGATCGTGGGTCGGCGTAGCTTCAGTGCAGGAATTTCGGCTTTTTTGGCAGGGTGTGCGCTCGATGCAAAGGACGGCGAGGCGCCGAAGGAGACGACGGCGCCTCTCGGCGCGCCCGACGTGGACGCGGACGCGGACGAAGGCAACGATGCGGCAGATGGGTCGAGCGGCCCGCTGCAAATTGGGATGTTGCTGTATCCCAACTTCACGGCGCAGGACTTCGTGGGCCCGCAGTTGATCTTCGCGGGCCTCGGCGATGTGAAGCTCCATGTCCTGTGGAAGGACACGAAGGTGGTGGTGAGCGACAGCGGGCTTGGCATCCAGGCCACCACCCCGCTGCACGCGTGCCCCAAGCGCCTCGATATCTTGTTCATCCCCGGCGGCCACGGCACCGCCGATGCGATGCTGGATCGGGAGCTGGTCGCGTTCGTGGCGCACCGTGGAAGGCGCGCCCGCTATGTGACCAGCGTGTGCACGGGCTCGCTCTTGCTCGGCGCCGCGGGGCTCCTCTGCGGTTACCGGGCTGCGACCCACTGGGCCTACCGTGACATCTTGCCGATCTTGGGCGCGACCCCGGTGTCCGAGCGCGTGGTTCGCGATCGCAACCGCATCACGGGCGGGGGCGTGACGGCCGGGATCGATTTTGCGCTGACCATCTCCGCCCAGCTGCGCGGCGACGACTACGCGAAGCTGCAGGAGCTGATGTTCGAGTACGCGCCCGAGCCGCCGTTCGATACGGGCACCCCCGAAGCTGCCGGCCCCGAGCTGACGAGCCGGGCGCGCACCCTCGCCGCCCCGGGGGTCGAGAGGACGCGCCGGGCGGCGTTGGCCCACGCGCCGCATTGCCGGACCTGAAGGTTTCGCGCGATGCTCCGCGGATCGGCCATCGCCGGATGGCGCATGGGGAGCGACTTTGCAAGGCCGCGCTTGTCGGCAGAGGCATCCGTTATTATAGAGGGTGCTCTAGTATAGCGGAAAGCTCAAGGAGTCAGCCATGGCCACCATTCGCATTGGAAGCATCGCGCCTGATTTCACGCAGTCGTCGACCGAGGGAGACATCTCGTTTCATCAGTGGATCGGAAGCAGCTGGGCGGTGCTCTTCTCGCACCCCAAGGACTTCACGCCCGTGTGCACCACGGAGCTGGGCACCGTGGCCAAGCTCAAGCCCGAGTTCGAAAAGCGGAACGTGAAGGTCATCGCCGTGAGCGTCGACGACGTCGATTCGCACAAGCGCTGGACGGGGGACATCGAGGAGACGCAAAAGACGAAGCTGAATTACCCGATCCTCGGGGACTCCGACCGCAAAGTCGCCACCCTCTACGACATGATTCACCCGGAGGCGAACGACACGCTCACCGTCCGCTCCGTCTTCATCATCGACCCGAACAAGAAGGTCCGCGCGACCATCACCTACCCGGCGAGCACCGGCCGCCACTTCGACGAGGTGTTGCGCGTCATCGACTCGCTGCAGCTCACCGACAGCCACTCCGTGGCCACCCCCGCCAACTGGACCCAGGGCAACGACGTGGTGATCCTGCCGTCGATTCAGGATCCCGACGTCATCAAGCAAAAGTTCCCCAAGGGCCACACGGTGCTGAAGCCGTACCTTCGCATCACGCCGCAGCCGAACAAGTAAGGTCGGCCGGGGCGGTGCTCGAAACCGCCCCTGAATCAAACCGCCAGGGCGCCAGGGTCGCAAACGCGAGAAAACAAGAGCAAACGAGAAGAGCCGAACTCACACCAAAACCCTGGCGCTCCTCGGGTCCTGGCGGTTGGCGCTCTCTCTCTTTCAATACTGAATTACGCTCTCGACTTTGACGGGCATGAGCCGATCGCGGCCGCCGAGGAACGACAGCTCCACGACGAAGGCGTATGCCACCACATAACCGCCTTGCTTGCGCACCAAATCGGCCGCCGCTTTGGCGGTGCCGCCGGTGGCGAGCAGATCGTCCACCACGATGACGCGCGCTTCTTCGGTCACCGACCCTTTGTGCATCTCGAGGGTCGCCACGCTGTACTCGGTCTCGTAGGTGACCTCGTCGCACGCGGCGGGGAGCTTGCCGGGTTTGCGCGCGGGCACGAAGCTCGCGTTCAGGCGCGCGGCGAGGGCGCCGCCGAAGATGAATCCGCGCGCTTCCACGCCCACGATGGCGTCGATGTGCTCTCCGATGAAGCGCTCCGCGATGGCGTCGAGCACGATGTGGAAGGCGCGCGGGCTCGCGAGCAGCGGGGTGATGTCCTTGAACAGGATCCCAGGCTTTGGAAAGTCCGCGATGTTGCGGATTTTGGAGGCCGCGAAGCTGAGTGCATCGCGCGGCACGGTAAGCTCCGCAGCTTCCCCCTCACGCCGAGGAAAATCCGAAGGCGTCTTTTTCTTGGCTCCCATCGTTCCCGCTCCCTTCGATATCGACCTACGACGGGCTGCTCGTGCGCGGCGGCCCGACCGTCGATGATGGCATGAACGCCGCGCGGTCGATCAAGAATCGACTTGGTCTTCGCCGGCGCTCCCCGTGGTCCGATCGGCGCCGGCGTCGCGCGCCAACGTGCTCGTCAGCGTGCCGCGCGTGGTGTCGGTCAGATCGAGCATCAACGCGGTCAGGGTAGCGTAGCCGCGATCGAAGGCGTCGGTGTCGGTACCCGGGCTCTGCTCGTGGGTGACCCCCGGACCACCCAGCCAGAAGTACTCACGGCCCCGCGGATCCTGACGAAAATCGACCAGCTCCTCGTAGATGCGCATCCCCAGCCGCGCCGGTTCCACCTTGCCGTTCCAGTCGCGCGGAACGTTGACCGAAAGCAGCGGCGCGGGCTCCGCGACCTGCCGCGCGCCGCTCGTCATGACCGCCTTCGACGCGTGTTTTCGGCCGGAACAGGCCTGATGCAAGCCGAGCGCGAGCCGCGCGCACAGCCGCGACGCGGCGGCGAAATCCGCCTGGGTATGGGCGCTGGTGGCCAGGGCCGGGATGCCCTGCAGGGCGCCCTCGCGTGCGGCGGCCACCGTGCCGGAGTAAAAGACGTCTTGGCCCAGGTTCAGCCCGTGATTGAGCCCCGAGACGACCAAGTCCGGCCGGCGCGGGAGCACGCGCCCGCCCGCGTGCAGCGCCACGTAAATACAGTCCGCCGGTGTGCCATCGACGGCGAAGATGCCTTCTTCGACCATGCGCAGCCGCAGCGGGCGATGCAACGTGAGCGCATGGCTCGACGCACTTTGTTCGCTCTCGGGCGCGATGAGGACCACGTCCCCGATTTCCAGGAGCGCATCGCGCATCGTTCGGATGCCGCGGCTCGAATATCCATCGTCGTTGGCCAGCACGATCAGAGGTCGCGTCACTTTTCGCCTTTCTTGTGGGAGGAGCGGCCCTCGTGGCTTCGATGCCGGTGCTCTTTCGACTTCGACTCGGCATCCGAGCTGCCCGATCCGGCCGGTGCCGCGTCGGCCGATGCATCCGGCGCGCCGCTCTGCGGGCTGGGAAGAGGGAGCTTGGCGAGGGTGTCGCGCGCCCGCGTCTTGTAGGGAGGGTCGACCACGTTGGAAGCCACCACCTCTTCCAACACTTTTCGGCGCGCGGCAAGGTCGGGATCCGTCTGCGCCCCCGCAATGGCGGCCTCGGCCCAACGATTCTCGAGGCTCTTGAACTCCGCGGACTGCCGAAAGGGCGCGCTGGGTGGGAGGGCCATTTGGATGCGATCGTGCGCCGTCAGGCAGTCGCCGGCCGCGCAAAGCTTGGTCGCTTCGTCGATGGACACCTGCTCGGCGGACACGGGCGCCGCCGGGGTGGCCGCGTTGGCGTGCCCCGGTGCGTCTTTGGCGCTTTCGTCGGCCCGAATCCCGAGCTTGCTGCAGGGATCGAGCAAGGTCCCCAGGGCCAGAAAAATGGCTCCGCGAAGTACGAAGGACATGGACGGAATCTTCGTTGAGAAGCCAGCAAAGGTCTACACTTGCATCGAAGAGGTCGCTGCCACCACCGGCCTAACGCGCCAGGAGGTGCCTGCTGGGGTCGACAAACGCGAGCGGGGTGGGCGAGGATGGCAGGCCATGCGTTTTTGGGATCTGGTCTCGCGCCTGTCATTCAAGCCGAGCCACCTTCAAGTCGCGCTCCTTCTCGGTTGTGCTGTCATGGGTTGCGGCGGTGAGTCGCACCCGACGCGCCACCCGATGGGCGTCGCGGAGCGTGGAGACGCATCCACGGAAAGGAATGTTCGCTTGCCGAAACCTGGAGCTGTGACCGAGACCCTGCACGGCGTGACCGTCGAAGATCCCTTTCGCTGGCTCGAAGACGGCGACGCCCCCGACGTGAAAGCGTGGACGGATCAACAGAACGAGAAGACGCGCAAATTCCTCGAGCTCGCCCCGTCGCACGAGGTGCTCCGGCGTGAAATCTCCGAGCTGCTCCATGTGGGCGTGGTCGGCGCGCCGTTCGTGGCCACACCGGCCCCCGGGCAGCGCCGCTACTTCCATATGAAGCGCGAGGGCGAGCAGAACCAGCCAACCCTGTACGTTCGCGACAAGGTGGACGGTCCGGACCGGGTGCTCATCGACGCATCGGCCCTCTCGGCCGACGGTACGAGCGCCATCGACTGGTGGTACCCGTCACGCGACGGCAAGTTCGTCGCCTGGGGCCGCAGCGAGGACGGCAGCGAGGACAGCACCCTCTTCATCCGCGACGTCAAGACGGGCAAAGACCTGCCCGATCGCATCCCGTACGCCCGCTACGCGTCGGTGGCGTGGGAGCCTGGAAACAAGGCCTTCTACTACACGCGCCACCCCGAGCCGGGCTCCGTGCCGCCGGGCGACGAGAAGTACTACTCCAAGGTGTTCCGCCACGTGGTGGGCGCCGATCCCAAAGACGACGTGCTCGTCTTCGGCTCGGGCCGCGAGAAGACCGACACGCCCGGCGTGGTGCTGTCCCCGAACGGGCGCTGGCTGGTGGTGTCCGTGCACCAGGGGTGGGCCAAGAGCGAAGTGTACATGCAGGATTTGCACGCGAAGGGCGCGGGCACGAACGCGAACAAGTGGACGGAGGTGGCGGTGAGGACCGAGGCCCTCTTCGATCCCATCGTGCGCGACGATCGCATGTACATCCTCACCAACGACGGCGCGCCGCACTACCGTCTCTTTGCGGTCGACTACAAGCAGCCGGATCGCACGCACTGGAAGGAGCTGATCGTCGAAGGGCCCGACGTGCTCACCGGGGTGGACATCATCGGCAAGACCATCGTGGCGACGTACCTGCACGAGGCCTCCACCCGCATCGAGCGCTTCGATCTGCAGGGCAAGGCCAAGGGGCCGATTCCGCTGCCCGGCATCGGCACGGCCATGGTGAGCGGCGCGCACGACGGGGACGAGGCGTTCGTCGAGTTCTTCTCGTACGCCACGCCGCCCACGGTGTCGCGCGTCGACCTGAAGAACAGCGCCAGCAAGCCCGAAATTTGGGATCGGGTGGGCGAGAAGTTCGCGAACGAGAAGATCAACGTGAACCTCCTGCACGCCACCTCGAAGGACGGCACGAAGATCCCGATGTTCGTCGTCTCCGGCGAGGGCTTCACCAAGAACGGCGAGACGCCCACCGTCCTCTGGGGCTACGGGGGCTTCAACCAACTGATGACCCCCACCTTCAGCGCCCGCACCCTGGCGACCGTGCGCCACGGCGGCGTATGGGTGTTCACCATTTTGCGCGGGGGCGGGGAGTTCGGCGAAGAGTGGCACAAGGCGGGGATGCTCGCGAACAAGCAAAACGTGTTCGACGACTTCATCGCGTGCGCGGAAGAGGTGATCGCGCAGAAAATCACCAACCCGTCCCGTCTCGCCATCGGGGGCGGCTCCAACGGCGGCCTCCTCACCTCGGTGGCGGCCACCCAGCGGCCCGAGCTCTTTCGGGCAGGGCTCTCGCTGGTGCCGCTCACCGACATGGTGCGCTACACGCACTTCCGCATCGCCCAAGCGTGGATCCCGGAGTACGGCGATCCGGCCAACCCGGAGCAGTTCAAGGTGCTCTACGCATACTCGCCCTACCACCACGTGAAGGACGGTGTGCGCTACCCCGCCATGCTGTTCACCAGCGCCGAGAGCGATGCGCGCGTCGATCCCATGCACGCGCGCAAGATGGCGGCGCGCATGCAGGAGGCGCAGGGAGCGCCGGATCGGCCCATTCTGCTTCGGCTCGAGACCAAGGCGGGGCATGGGGCGGGGAAGCCGACGCACAAGTTGGTCGACGAGGTGACCGACGAGTTGAGCTTCTTGTTTCACGAGCTCGGGGTGAAGTGATTCGTGCTTTGCGCGGTGCGGGGGCTTTGTGGAGGGAAAGCGCCGGTGCGCCGGGTGAAGAGGCGGTGCTTCGCGGAGTGTGCCGAGCGGTACGAGAGGCGGTGCTTTGCGCCGGGTGAAAGAGGCGCTACTTCGCGGAGGGTGCCGAGGCGGTGCTTTGCGGAGGGTGTCGAGGCGGTGCTTCGCGGAGGGGGGAAGCGCTGGTGCGCCGGGTGAAGAGGCGGTGCTTCGCGGAGGGTGCCGAGGCGGTGCTTTGCGGAGGGGGGCGGGGCGGTGCCTTGCGGAGGGGGAAAGCGCCGGTGCGCCGGATGAAGAGGCGGTGCTCCCGCGGAGCGCGCAGAGCGGTGCGAGAGGCGGTGCTTTGCGCCGGGTGAAAGAGGCGCTGCTTCGCGGAGGGTGCCGAGGCGGTGCTTCGCGGAGGGGGCCGAGCGGTGCTTTGCGGAGGGGGAAAGCGCCGGTGGGACGGGTGAAAGGAGTCGTCATTTTGCCCGGTTTGGGGGAACCGTGCTTTGGTCGAGGGGACGGGATCCGTTTCGGGAGGGCACGTGGTTCTCGAGGTGAAAAGACGTAGAAATTAGGGGGAAAACGGCGGGTTGAAAAAAAGGAGGTGGGTTACTGGACAGGTGTTCAGGGTATCGATAATGTCGGGCCCATGGATATTCGAGCTCCGTTTGCGACCCACGTTTTGCGTGTCTTGTTCGAATCCGCCCGCGATCGCGCCCCCGTCGATGCGGACGAAATCATCGTCCGCGTCGTCGAGCAACTTCCCCCCCGCGGGGATCGGAGCGATCTCGTCCCCGTCCTTCGCATCGCCCTTCGTATGCTCGAGCGCTCCCGGCTCGTGGAGTTCGAAGACCACGACCGCATCCGGCTCACGATGACCGGCTTGGCGCTCGCCGTTTCGCTTCCCCCGGTGTCGGCCCCCACCCCCGTGGCTCCTCCCGGCCCCTCGTCCAAACCCCCGACCCGAACGAGCGGCCACCCCGCGGCCGCGGCATAACCGACGATGGATCTTCGCGCTTGGCTCACCGATTGGCGCGTGCTCGCCGTCGCGCTGATCCTGGCCGGGATCGCCGTTCATGTCGTATTTCGTTCGTTCGAAGCATGGCTGCGGCGCGTTCGCATGCGCGCGCGGCTGGCGCGTGCCGCCGAAGGTGAGGCGGGCGCTGCCGAGTGGCTCGAAGGGCTCGGTTACGAGATCCTGGGGGCCCAAATCGTTGCAAATTACGTCATCTGGATCGACCGAGAGCCGTTCACCGTAGGGCTTCGCGCCGACTACCTCGTGCAGAAACGCGGCGCACGCTATGTGGCCGAGGTGAAGACCGGCAAGCTGGCCCCCCGCATCGACACGGCGGCGACCCGCCGGCAGCTCTTGGAATACCGCGTGGCGTTCGACGTCGACGGCGTTTTGCTGGTCGACGCGGACGCACGCCGGGTGCAGTCCGTCACGTTCTCGATGCTCGAGTAGCTGTACGCGAGCCGTACCGGGCGATGTGAGGCGACATCGGTGCTAGCCTCGCGTTCCCAAAATGCAGGCACGGCAACCACGAGAGCGGTACGAGGCGGGAAAAGCAGCACGAACGAGTGAAGCGCAGGCCCTCGACGCGCGTTCGCGCACGGTTGGTCTTCTGCGTCTCGTCGTCGCCCTGGGCGCGATTGCGCTGCTCGGCGCCATCGTGTGGGTGCCCCTTCCCGGGGGCGCGTGGGCCGCCGAAGCCGTTCTCTTCGTCGTCTTCGCGGCGCTGGTGGTGGTGCATGCCCGCATCCACGCGAAGAAAGATCTGGCCGAGTCGGCGCTGCGCTTCCACGAGCGCGGGCTCGCGCGCCTCGATGGTCGATGGCAGGAGTCGGGCCCCACGGGCGAAGGCTTCGCCACGCCCAACCACCCGTACGCGGGCGATCTCGATCTGTTCGGTCCGAGCTCGCTCTTTCGCTTCCTCGATCGCACCGAGACCCTCTTCGGCGCCGCGCACCTGGCCTCGTGGCTCAAAGGCGCCATCGGCGACTTTCCGAACGGCGTGCGCGAGCGCCAAGAGGCCGCGCGCGAGCTCGCCGAGCACCACGCGTTCCGCGAAGGGCTCTCCGCCACCGGCGCGCTGGT contains these protein-coding regions:
- a CDS encoding tetratricopeptide repeat protein, producing the protein MSFASSQSFASNEHRATLVGRAAEMHELHDALRNVRDKGRARTVTILGAAGIGKTRLVRDFLSKMRGPHDRAPRVFRGSARAVDAEFGIFARILRARFGLVDGMDPEAAMAQLRSQVTTVLGDTNVGDICYFLGKLVGLDFPPSPLIHAVEAAPGEGTSGASLLRRAIVKRFLEADAGANGSSGPASGGSSGGFSGGPGGRAPIVLVFDDLHHAHDASLDLLSYLIDHLQAPILVLCMARPEILARRDTWFSHGSGRHHWMELAPLSEADAQSAMNDLLSPSGDDPARPELVEAACNLAGGNPALLDQMVRIFLDMGVLEAEDELAEEERWRIHVDKLEDVRLPLTVEDAVQARIAALAPAERDLLERAATMGAVFWLGGLLAIHRLEQPTPEFWAAGDSEEILAMRQVLRDLTERDYILKLPDSTFPHDEEYVFKHNLEREALVKLIPPLTARRYHAQLADWLSFKAQVHAHEETMGMLARHREAAGAPSQAAAAFLEAGDVARAQYANSKAVEYYALGLSLLSGAGIEANPDQRIFGLHHYGDVLQALGRNEDALSAFREMLTRAHRLDLRARGGAAHGRIGRLYRDTGQLDEAKRHLDTALALFAESEDERGIASTVDDIGKLHFLRGDYHRALEYTGRALAMRRQIGDRRSIALSLNNLGKVYQDSGQFTRALECFEQALQIRREIGDLVGVVISLNDLGMVAEEQHDDHRALPLYHEAYEVAKGIADRNRMALVLTNLGKTLNRVGEVEKAIFYLKQAEELADELGDKVGLAEAVRGLGRAYLARREYTKARECMLRAMEMFTEVQNKVEVGIALRALAEVSAEGSAGGEWQENARAYVLQSIEVFEEIGNDVELARSCRAYAAMLHLAAKAEGDPNLAAEADSYARRAEEIFEKLNIRAFGIDPDAFFASRQQGS
- a CDS encoding DJ-1/PfpI family protein; the encoded protein is MIVGRRSFSAGISAFLAGCALDAKDGEAPKETTAPLGAPDVDADADEGNDAADGSSGPLQIGMLLYPNFTAQDFVGPQLIFAGLGDVKLHVLWKDTKVVVSDSGLGIQATTPLHACPKRLDILFIPGGHGTADAMLDRELVAFVAHRGRRARYVTSVCTGSLLLGAAGLLCGYRAATHWAYRDILPILGATPVSERVVRDRNRITGGGVTAGIDFALTISAQLRGDDYAKLQELMFEYAPEPPFDTGTPEAAGPELTSRARTLAAPGVERTRRAALAHAPHCRT
- a CDS encoding peroxiredoxin, which produces MATIRIGSIAPDFTQSSTEGDISFHQWIGSSWAVLFSHPKDFTPVCTTELGTVAKLKPEFEKRNVKVIAVSVDDVDSHKRWTGDIEETQKTKLNYPILGDSDRKVATLYDMIHPEANDTLTVRSVFIIDPNKKVRATITYPASTGRHFDEVLRVIDSLQLTDSHSVATPANWTQGNDVVILPSIQDPDVIKQKFPKGHTVLKPYLRITPQPNK
- a CDS encoding adenine phosphoribosyltransferase: MGAKKKTPSDFPRREGEAAELTVPRDALSFAASKIRNIADFPKPGILFKDITPLLASPRAFHIVLDAIAERFIGEHIDAIVGVEARGFIFGGALAARLNASFVPARKPGKLPAACDEVTYETEYSVATLEMHKGSVTEEARVIVVDDLLATGGTAKAAADLVRKQGGYVVAYAFVVELSFLGGRDRLMPVKVESVIQY
- the surE gene encoding 5'/3'-nucleotidase SurE, which codes for MTRPLIVLANDDGYSSRGIRTMRDALLEIGDVVLIAPESEQSASSHALTLHRPLRLRMVEEGIFAVDGTPADCIYVALHAGGRVLPRRPDLVVSGLNHGLNLGQDVFYSGTVAAAREGALQGIPALATSAHTQADFAAASRLCARLALGLHQACSGRKHASKAVMTSGARQVAEPAPLLSVNVPRDWNGKVEPARLGMRIYEELVDFRQDPRGREYFWLGGPGVTHEQSPGTDTDAFDRGYATLTALMLDLTDTTRGTLTSTLARDAGADRTTGSAGEDQVDS
- a CDS encoding prolyl oligopeptidase family serine peptidase — its product is MPKPGAVTETLHGVTVEDPFRWLEDGDAPDVKAWTDQQNEKTRKFLELAPSHEVLRREISELLHVGVVGAPFVATPAPGQRRYFHMKREGEQNQPTLYVRDKVDGPDRVLIDASALSADGTSAIDWWYPSRDGKFVAWGRSEDGSEDSTLFIRDVKTGKDLPDRIPYARYASVAWEPGNKAFYYTRHPEPGSVPPGDEKYYSKVFRHVVGADPKDDVLVFGSGREKTDTPGVVLSPNGRWLVVSVHQGWAKSEVYMQDLHAKGAGTNANKWTEVAVRTEALFDPIVRDDRMYILTNDGAPHYRLFAVDYKQPDRTHWKELIVEGPDVLTGVDIIGKTIVATYLHEASTRIERFDLQGKAKGPIPLPGIGTAMVSGAHDGDEAFVEFFSYATPPTVSRVDLKNSASKPEIWDRVGEKFANEKINVNLLHATSKDGTKIPMFVVSGEGFTKNGETPTVLWGYGGFNQLMTPTFSARTLATVRHGGVWVFTILRGGGEFGEEWHKAGMLANKQNVFDDFIACAEEVIAQKITNPSRLAIGGGSNGGLLTSVAATQRPELFRAGLSLVPLTDMVRYTHFRIAQAWIPEYGDPANPEQFKVLYAYSPYHHVKDGVRYPAMLFTSAESDARVDPMHARKMAARMQEAQGAPDRPILLRLETKAGHGAGKPTHKLVDEVTDELSFLFHELGVK